The following nucleotide sequence is from Salvia splendens isolate huo1 chromosome 2, SspV2, whole genome shotgun sequence.
TGTGTGACCGCCATGATTCGACTGATTCTAATTTTATCATAGTATTTAAAGTATATTTTGAACTTGATATAAAAGTGCGCATTATGGTTATTGAATCATCAAGACAATACAAATgtcaagtgggagaatgtaagaatatttatattattatgtgACCTATGTATCTATTGGTTTAAAATTAAAGTTCaagttcataatattaaaagctaaaaaggGATTCTAATATTAAAGACGACAGcgtgatggatcggtttcgattaaagaattagaatcgggtgtattgataaccctcaTCTCTTACCTCTAATTcatcataatatatatacatcatatatatatatatgagactGTATACATTATGAAATTATATATGTGTAAATATGTGTGTTGCCGTGAATGTACTAAAGTAATACTATATGGCAGTTACttagtataaaaaataatatttgtaagtGTGCCTGTATTGGGATGTGCATGTATGTGACGTAAGGGATTGAGCTAAAGAAACTGATTAACTCCTTCGTAAGGGATTGAGCTAAAGAAACTGATTAACTGCTTTCCGAATCGGCGTCTCTATTGCTTAACAAAGCAGTAgtatttaaaatgaaaagtcACGTCCGATTGTGTCTTCACGAAGGGTCACGTATTAGCCTATATAAAGGGATGGCCTATGCATGGATTAGACACCAACAAATTCTTACAGTATACATCGGCATTACACATAtttatacacatatatatacatacaaagTGCTCTTGATTCCTTATCCATTAAGGGATCAAATAGAAGGCTTGAGGTCAAGGAGTGGAGAAACATcaaaggtggatttcaacctctacatcaaaataaagaaagcatggatggaggttggtgtTTTTATCTCCACTTATAGCATAAAtgttatggttgaattaattcaaatctagaATTAGATTTCGGTATCGAAATCATTAAAGTTGAGATATGGCTTATATCTTCATGCTGCAGTCGTTATGGCATAGTTGAATGGCCATGCTCGGACTCGTTAGCTAGGCGTGCAGTCGTTTTCAGCTGAAGGAATAGTCAGGACTGAATAAGACTGGTGGTTTAGGTGTTTGGGGTAAATGTTCGAGTGTGATTTATACGGTATTGCAAtttaagagcatctgcaacggtggacggacggcgtccgtccgtccgtgccgctggtaaGGACGAGCTCCACCGCCGCTGCACTCGCgctgctggcacggcgctgctcgatgcatcgagcacgtccgtgccagcgagcagctcaCATGGCGGCActcgattgggcaacggcatagccgttgcctttgaattatttttttaattaaaaatcgatttttaatttaaaaaaccgattacaaataaaaaaattttccacttcccaaaaaaaatatatccgttttttacctttttccatcattttttaattttttttcctccaaaaatacacattttcatctataaataccccactttcaCACTTAAAAATTCACCCCACACTACACAAGTCTCATCTAGACTCTCTAatttccattctcattctcattctcattgtcattctcattctcattctcatatccattctctcatatccattctcaacttttcttccactcctacaatataacaatgtccggccaaggcgatgaccccCGCCCTCCCACgtttggaaccccgaatggttcggttcacaaccgtttcctagtccggaaacggaatattcggccgcTCCtcaattatgtcttttttattttatttgtaatttgtaatatttattgtggtttttttaatgaattttaattttatggaaatgtttttgtttaattgaattttaaattgaattgtgctcgttcttgcggaagagcacaactgtgggtgttgtgctcttgccagagagcaggcagaaaaagtggggtcagacccacaaccgtgctcttatAAACCGTTCCTGTTCATTGTAGTGTTAATAgactattgaaatgaaatttgATGAAATGTGCCAACTTAGGTAACTGAACCTTTATATATGTAGGGGTTGATTATGGAAAAAATAGAATATGAGAATATTACATTAAGGTCTTGGGTAATGTTAAAATGTAAATAGCCAAGACTAATTATTAaccattaaattttaaaataagtgGCCAAGATTAAAGCTATCGAACATAAATGTATAGCACACAATATATACAAAGGGGTAGAAATATCAATCTATTTATACAAAAGAAATTTCCGTGGATTTTGTGATgtcaatataatatattaagaatatgaatataataatatgagGTCAACACAATTACACGAGTTaacataattatatatttacatTGTATATTATAGTAGATATCTTGATAttaaaatatacataaattcaaataaaaattatcgaATTTCATTATCCGATGTATATACCTAATTAGGATTccattagaatccttataaataatttttatgaaaaaataatacttcattgaatttaaaattttaaaataacttTTAGGTGATACTCCCTCGGTCcgtgaaaatttgtcacatttcattttctgcactcgttttgagaaaatgataaatagttaaagtggagagaatataaagtaagagagagaataatgtaaagtaagagagagaataatgtaaagaagACTCTCATCTACGgtatcctctctcttactttacaatcTATCCACTTTAgcaatttattatcatttttgtaaaacgagtaaaaaaaaagaaatatgacaaattttcagggatggAGTAGAAAGTACTACTAGTTACTTTTAACTAccatatagtactataataattaacattattatttttatatatttaataattttttaatttaatatataattcaattatcattattttaacCACTAAATTTCTGAATtaaaaatttttggtttaattatTATTTGGGATCTAATTATGACTTGACTATCATATTAATACATTTCTTCTTATTTAAACTaaaaaacacacatacacaaatcGGTGATTATTTTCATTAATTCTCATAGACGACTCGAATCTCCATTCTATTGCATAGAGAGGAAATACCTTACAAATTAAGTTCCGCTTAATCGTGAACATGTGGGTGAGCCTCTTCTTTTAATTGGATGTATTTGTGTTACTAACCTCTATTAGttaggtcatccgcaacgccgtctcttaaccgtctcttaaccgtctcatctcttaactatacATGgtctccactgtactttttactccatctcttaactaagagacaacacctgcaaccctccgtctcttctccgtctcttaaccatctcatcccttaactattcattcaatttcattttttatttttatttccaacaaattcaattaataaaaacacacttcattaaataaaataaaattacaacttaaaatcctaaaaaaatacataattaaattcgtggtaaaataaataaaaaaagacataatttaaaatacaattttataggaattataaaaactactccgccggcgaatcatcccacgaaggcggtggcggtgcactcaagctacctggaggcggaataccaatttgtcttgccatatactcaattccggcaagatgagcTTGATATTGTGGGGGCGTCATgtgggaagtgtccgccatcatggcggtcaagtacatggacaatagggtgttcgagcccgagcccgagatcgagcccgagcccgcctggcttgattcgcctcggcccctcctccctctagccgccttcgcctcCTTGATCctttgcggccgacggcgcccacgggaggagccccctgcatcggtggtcgtgccctcaacctcttgtgaggcgctgcctgacccgccctcactagacgagtattggccacccctcgtgtgcttcgtgcgcttcgagctcgagccctggctggactggacaccgccggcccacctttcaacgtctttgacggcctcccaaacatcgacatgtttgaattctttgtcgtTGTCGTCAAAGAATactcgcaaagccgctctcacAATGTCGGCTCCACGGCTCAGCTTTGGTATTGAgctgcttcattcttgtagatgccgcaaaaaattttgacatctctgtcgacgcGGTCAAAATGACTGTGGAGCATCTTCagggtgcggcggcgggaccgagccggcttgttctcgttgtaggcggaggtgaccttttcccaaaaacatttgttggtttgttgattcccgacgatggaaTCGTACGAGACTCTGACCCAAGCATTGAACAGAGTCATCGAGTCCGCCCAGCTATATGGATGACGGCctatatcctcctcctcctcttcctccacggcgttgaatgcgcgacccctggagcttccaccgcctcgttcTCATTCCGGATTGGGTTAATCCGGATAATCcgccctaatttgggataatccctgcgaatacctcggggcggagggacgagcgtatgcatccacgtcaaaatggggtggttggtacgccgccggcgtcgacaaaccggaaccggaaccacccaagacattgtacatgcccccccagtcgccaaaagCGTTTATGTCAAAGCCGCCatagtttccgtcgccggacattttgtgatgaaaattggagaggaaatggagatgatttgagaataatagatgtgtgtttgtgtgtataatgaggatgaaagaggagtatttatagagtaaaaaaagaaaagaaaaaaaaatttaccgttcaacggtaatattaccatttttttattttttattaaaatcaatttttaaaaaaaatgatttattgcgtcagcgtgacgacgcccactcgcgggccggcgaatgggcgtcacgcctagcgccagcgcgcgccatgtggcgctggcgcgtggcgagctgtcgcgcgagccgtccctccgggacgagacgctTGGCGAGACGGGACCGAGGCGAAAGGCTGCAACGCTGTCCCGCGAGacccgttgcggatgctcttagtgttTGCTGGGGGAGTACTTGTTAAATTCAATGGCTTTGAAACAAAAATGCAAACACATCATATAGATTACAGAATACGGCAGTTGTTGAGGATATACGAGTTCCCGAACACAAGGGTCATGTTAAAATGCatataatttcaataaataatatataaaatatcaacaaaagggtaaaataGTCAATCTGGTATAACGTAATAATTTTCAcagatttttttatatcaacatagtgttaatcaacatttacaaaaattaaaattataaaatttcatcatccgatcatttaaatcgagagagttacgtaaatttaaaattttaagataatTTTGAGGAGGGAGAAAATAGTTAATTTTAACtatcatatataaaaattgacataaatactctttaaatttatttaataattattttattttaaaaataatcgaTGTGTCATTATTTCAACCAttagatctcctaatctaatgaCTAAGATTTTGATCTTAATTTGGGTTTGCTAATTAATTTGATCATTACCCCAAAAGAATTAATGAGGaacaaaatgagaaaattaTTACTCACCAATCACCATAGagaatttattaataaatatctGGTCTCCCTTTCCTCCCTATGCTATGCTCCCCCGGCGCAGGCCTACCACGCTTCGCGCCTGCGAcgtttagagtgtccactatgggacgcccgcggctatagccgcgggttggggcggtAGGCGGGCGAATTATAGTGGGGGAGTTGTCCGCCCCGGAGGCGGATGCGGCGGACGTGGGCGGGGTGGGCGGACGGGCGATCGCCGGcagcggggcgaggacgcggtgggggggggggacatagccgcgcctataggcgcggcgactATAGTGTGACTATCCGCCGTGGCTATTGCGgcgtgattttaattttttttcctctataaataccactccccaccacctatttttcaccattttcacaaaatccatccactcactatctacacaaccactctctaaaaaatgcaccgaggagacgacgaatcacccgactctcaggaatcgggatatggcagcAATCCATCAAACCCCTCGGGCTATCCTTCGCAGCTATCGGGTTTTGGCGGAcatgcttctcagccgtcgggcttTGACGGATATGTGCCTCCGTCCCAGCCTTGGacttggaatcaatctcccccaccgtgggcatcgagtccaccccttcctccatctcagtcgtggaggtcttctccaactccGCCACCTTTACAGCAgaatctgagtcgttccgcatttggagattacagacccaacctacATACGCTTCACCAGCCGCGTCCGGGTTCCCCTttccaagccagccaatctccgTTCACCGAGGCAGATCAAGACGCGTTTGATAcaatgatgggtctgctcagttctggcatcccagatacgccggcagcacgagtggaaacgcccgttccgacccgaggagGTAGCGGCAGTCGGGGCGGAGGCGGAAGGGGCGGAGGAGGCAGTCGTGGCACCGGCCACTTCGGTGGGCGCACGGGCAGCGGGGCCGGCATTCCGAGTGGCGAGGGCAGTGACACTGGCTGTAGTGGTGGCTCTGGTTCTGGGTCCAACCGGGGCAAGCCATACACCAAAGACGAGAGCATTGTCGTGGCAAAGGCTTGGGATGCTATCACTTCAGATCCCGTGGTGGGCACAGATCAGGCCGAGGGGAGattttggaggcgcgtcatgtTTGCATACGAGGAGTTCAAACCCGCCGGCGCCGAGAggcgcgacccagaacagctccgGAAAAAGTGGGGTAGGATTCTCCATGCGACCAAGCGGTTCGcgtccatatacgagaacaaccttcgccaTGCTGAGAGTGGTCGCAGCGCAGCAGATGTTAAGAACCTGTGTGAGGGCCAATACCACAcggagggctggccgaagttcaccttgtgggaagagtatcttgtcctcgcggattatccgaaattcaggtcgatcgtgGCGAACGAGGTGGGAACAGCTCCTGGGCCAaagcgcacaaggcacaaccttgccaGCGACTACAGCAGTGGAagcggctcgcacgagttcgagcagtccgacgagcaagtcgaagagccagccgaTACTCACACTAGGCGACGACGGCCCATgggacaacaggcctctatccgcagcgccagagggggTAGAAGTGGCTCCCGCCTATCGGCGGGCGCGTCCGGATCGCGCATCCACCAATccgccccaatcccacagcccacggtgcaaccccacgaggttTTATTCAATACCATAgacgtgcagttgatgcaacaactgcaagacgtatgcagcaaatacgcaggggaaactgacccgtacgtcaggaacgtctacaagaggctcatcactccgattgagagtcgactggggttggttgataatgcgcctggggataccgcggccggcagcagcgagagaggaggaggagaagaagaagaagaggaagacgaggaagccgactccgacaccgagtagacggtggcgaagttttgtagttgtattttattttaattattcgttgtataattttaccggtttgcaatacaacgaatattctgccctaattacctcgtattctagttatttacactgcgattatttaaattacacttgattgaaactaaaaaatatttaaaaatgaaaattgattataaaatttgggggactattggaggtgtccactatagtggcggaaatagaattttggggctatgaacaacaaaattggggctatggacaataaCTGAGGCGGGGCTATtaggcgtgtccgccttatagtggacacccttagtaATTTCTAAAATATACAGTTAATACAAATCTAATCCCGGTAAAAATTATGTTGACGACAGTGGACAGCATCcagtattaaataattttatgaataatTGATTACACTGAATTATCAATTATGTCATGTACATTTATGGAAATTAGGTATTGAATGTATCCTTAACAGGGCCTCTGAAAGCCCGATTGGTGGCCCATAAAAAAATAAGGCGAAGCCCGCCTTACAAAATCTCTCCCTGAGAGCTAAAACTAAGTTTATGCGTATCACAACTCGTCGACTCCAAGCTTCAGGAATTCAATTTCCTTATGTTCAGTCACCGCACAACCTTGAATGCTTCGATTTTTCCCAAAGGTGcgtaatttagttttttttttcatatgattgtaatttgtaaacggCGAAGTGCGATTTTTTCTTGCATCTTATTTGGGTTTTGCATGAACCTTTTTTTTTAGCGTTTTTTGCTTGTTTGTTTCTTGGTGATGAGATTGTTATATATTGTGGTTTAGCAGCAATTTAGTTGATTGTTCCATTTGCTGGCTTTTCCTTTATGTTATCACACTTTAGGGTAGTTCTAAAGATTTAATTTTTCTTGAAATTTATAGTTTTTGTGTGTAGAAATTTGTTACAATCCTGAAAAGGATTTGGGTCTTGATAACATTTTGCAATATTAACAAAGATTATCCGTGTACGCCTCATTAATGTGTTACTAGAATTGTTATGTTGCTTGCGTTTTTgttcaactttattttgttcTTCAGTTCTGATACAGTTAATCATCCGGACTTGGATATTTTCCTCAACGGTAAAAGATTCCGTCTTTAGTTCGCAGTACTTTTCATGACATATTAGTAATTTTGATTGCCCAAGATTTTTCATTCTCTTTAGTGCCTCAAAAGCCCTTGAGGAGAGCCCTAGAATCTTGTCTGCATCTTTCCCCTTCCATAAACATGGTATGTTTGTTATTTGGTTCATTATTATTTGTAGGTTTTGTTATTGGAGTGTATGATGTTTTCTTGTGAGTTATTCAAGATGTTTTGAATTGATTAGTAATGAAGATGTAGTTTCTCTATGCATTTTCCTAGTTATGCTTATGTTTGTTGCTTCAACAAATGAATGCTTGCTGTTGAAATTGAAGAGAATGGTTTTGTAATTGCTTTCTGGAGATAACTTGCAAAGCAGTGATCTCGACTTGTCTGGGTAGAAAATGCTCTTTATCGGGTTCTGTTACTCTCTCGtctctttttgtttttatgacATTGGAAGAATATGCAGGTCACATGCGTCCTTGTGGACTACGAAACGTCTGTGTTTATGTAGATATGGTTTTGGTCCTTGCCGGTTATCCCACATGACAGGGCAAGAAACATCAATATCCTGTCCGAAGCCTCCCCCTCCTTTATCAACAAACGGTGGTATTTCAGCCCCTGCTTCACAGGGTAAGCTTCTGAGGAAAGAGAACTGTTATTTCAGCCCCTGATTATGTAAACTAATGCAGTGTATTCTGCAGATAATACGCCGACATCAAGTGTCCACCTCTCTCCAACTGTTAACCTTTCTCGAGAATACTACCTCGCGGTTCAGACCAGTTCTTATAGTGAGATCCGAAGAAAATTCTACAGTGGTCCTCTCGACCAAAGTGTAGGACGTGTGGATGTCTTTGAGGAGCCTCAGCTGTTGGAACATATTCTTCGACCAAGCCGTGAGAGTCTTCAGGAGGCACTCACACTTATTAAGCCTAACTCCCTTACTCATATTGCTGCAACCTACTTTGATCATAGTGAGCACAGTTCCCGTCTATACCTTCTCCTCTATCAGAGGATTCGTAATACTCGACTCCTCTATACCCCTATGCATAACCTTCTCGATGAACTTCCAGTAGATATCCACTCTGACTACTATTCACTCTCTCCTTCCCAATGTGATTTAGCATTTAACGTGTTTCTCCAATTTGACTGCGCTGAGAATCCCTTCCTATCCCCCGACTCACACAGCTTCACTAATACGCGTCAGCGCTTGACCCAGCTCAGAGAAGAGCTGGACCATCATCTCAAAAAGTCACAATCGAGACTTCACCTAATACGTCGCTGCTCAAGAGGATCTGCGATTTGCTTGATAGCTGCCACTGTGGGTGTGGTTGTGTCAGCGGTGACTATAGCTACTCATGCTCTCGTTGCCCTTGTCGCATGCCCAATATGCCATGCCATTCTCCCTTCAAATATGACTAAGAAAGAAAATATCCATCTATCTCAGCTTGATGCTGCTGCCAAGGGTGCTTATGTCCTTCGGAACGATCTAGACACCATTGATCGCCTGGTAGCCCGTCTGTGTGCAGCAGTTGAAAACGACAAACTTCTTATTCATCTTGGGCTAGAGAGAGGAAGAGACAAGTATAGCATTCAAGAGATAGTAAAGCAGCTCCAAAGAAACCGCCCTAATTTTGTTCAACAGCTTGTGGATCTGGAGGAGCATTTGTTCTTGTGTTTTGCTGCTATCAATCGTGCCCGGTTGCTTCTGCTCCAAGAGATTCAAATGCACCAAAACCCTGCCTGATTACGGCCAAATGAAGTAAGCTCTATATAGCTGCTTGCAGAAGTTATTTCGTATTCAGTTTAATTCTTTCTTTTGCTGCTACTAATTAGTAAAAACATCTTAGCATATGAATAGTGCATCTGTTATCAAGAGAATCAATGAATGGGGAACTGATGATTTAGAAATAGAAAACTTTTCCATGTTGAATGATTTGCTACATGTATGTTAGAAGTCTGCAAAAGATTTCACAAATCTAATATAATATGAATGTGAATTTTATGTCATTCGACGTGATGTCTCATGGCTTATATCACATACATGCATGCATGTCTGTTCAGTTAAATGCTGTAGTCGGTGTAGTACTTCCAAGAGATACACGAGTAGAAGATAGCGTAtgtttagggcgacccaggcgacccactcGACACAGGCGACCCAACGGCGACCCTGTATcttgatcaacccacccatgttggggcggtgatggtctcgacccaggcgacccgaacgacattttgacaacactggaTTGAACAGAATTAAGTGTAACAATTGTTATGAAATTAAGATATGAAGGAAGCATTCAAAGCATATTTGAAAAAAGGGCTGTGCTTTTTCAGAAGTTATTGTTGGTAATGGTTGTCAATTTTTTGGTTAATTTTGTATACTGTATGAATCTACTGGCACTTGTTGCTAACATTCGTAATCAATATAGAGCATCGAAATGGGCGGGCTCTGGCTCGATTATTTTGGGTTGATCTTAAAGGTATAGACTTTTCGGTCAGTCCACAATACATCATAGTATATGTGATTTGATCTACTAATATATAATAGTACTCTCGTCGTCCACCAAAATTGTCTCATGCGTAGACgtcacaattgataaagtagaattgagaaatagaaaaagtagATTAAGTAGGACAaagactaaaaaaaataaaaatggacgtcacaattgataaagtagaattgagaaagagaaaaagtagattAAGTAGGAAAGagactaaaaaaattaaaaatggtgacatttttttttaattttgatgacCTTGAGGAATTTTGTAAAGGTGGTTTACAGTATCCATATTGGATGAAATTCTGAAAGGGACTCCAGTAA
It contains:
- the LOC121764336 gene encoding UPF0496 protein At3g19330-like isoform X1 — encoded protein: MRITTRRLQASGIQFPYVQSPHNLECFDFSQRSHASLWTTKRLCLCRYGFGPCRLSHMTGQETSISCPKPPPPLSTNGGISAPASQDNTPTSSVHLSPTVNLSREYYLAVQTSSYSEIRRKFYSGPLDQSVGRVDVFEEPQLLEHILRPSRESLQEALTLIKPNSLTHIAATYFDHSEHSSRLYLLLYQRIRNTRLLYTPMHNLLDELPVDIHSDYYSLSPSQCDLAFNVFLQFDCAENPFLSPDSHSFTNTRQRLTQLREELDHHLKKSQSRLHLIRRCSRGSAICLIAATVGVVVSAVTIATHALVALVACPICHAILPSNMTKKENIHLSQLDAAAKGAYVLRNDLDTIDRLVARLCAAVENDKLLIHLGLERGRDKYSIQEIVKQLQRNRPNFVQQLVDLEEHLFLCFAAINRARLLLLQEIQMHQNPA
- the LOC121764336 gene encoding UPF0496 protein At3g19330-like isoform X2, with the translated sequence MTGQETSISCPKPPPPLSTNGGISAPASQDNTPTSSVHLSPTVNLSREYYLAVQTSSYSEIRRKFYSGPLDQSVGRVDVFEEPQLLEHILRPSRESLQEALTLIKPNSLTHIAATYFDHSEHSSRLYLLLYQRIRNTRLLYTPMHNLLDELPVDIHSDYYSLSPSQCDLAFNVFLQFDCAENPFLSPDSHSFTNTRQRLTQLREELDHHLKKSQSRLHLIRRCSRGSAICLIAATVGVVVSAVTIATHALVALVACPICHAILPSNMTKKENIHLSQLDAAAKGAYVLRNDLDTIDRLVARLCAAVENDKLLIHLGLERGRDKYSIQEIVKQLQRNRPNFVQQLVDLEEHLFLCFAAINRARLLLLQEIQMHQNPA